The Caldalkalibacillus thermarum genome contains the following window.
AAACAACGCTGGTTTATGCCCTGATCATGTATGGGATGCGTTTTGTTGAAGCTGGGAAGTCATCCATTATTTTGTATACGATGCCAATTTGGAGCAGCCTGCTGGCCAGTTATTTTTTAAATGAAAAACTGGGCTAGAGAAAGGTTGCGGGCCTGTCTTTAGGTATGACAGGACTCTTTCTGATCTTGGGAGTTGACTTATGGAAACAGCAAACCCCTTCAGTGATATGGGGAGAAAGTCTGATACTGCTCGCCTCCTTGTGCTGGGCAGTGGCTACCATTTATTATCAACTTAAATTCTCTGGTCAAGACCGGATACAAGTGAATGCCTATCAAATGATGTTTGGGGCAGCAGGCATGACAGCCTTATCCACAATCCAGGCACAGGATACATTTGGCCCAAGTGCGGAAAGAAAACTTTAGTTTAAGCACATTCGCTAATATGGGGTTTGGTAACTTTTTATATTGACGAATATGTATATACAAGTTACACTTTTGAAGTGTTGTGGTACTTGTATATACAAGACCAATTACATGTGTAACAAGAATTGGAAGCGCTTTTTCAAAAATATCTGTTGGATATAGGAAACGGAGGAAGAATGATGGCAGTAAACAGACAATCGGTAGAACAGATTGTTGAGGCGATTGGGGGTAAAGACAATATTGTGGCGGCCAGCCACTGTGTCACCCGCTTGCGTTTTGCTTTAAAAGATGAAAGTAAAGTGGACAAAGAGAAACTGGAAAGCATTGACTTGGTCAAAGGATCATTTTCTGCCAACGGCCAGTTTCAGGTCGTCATCGGTCAAGGAGTGGTCGATAAAGTTTATCATGAATTAACCGAGATCACGGGCATCGGCCGCGCGACCAAACAGGACGTTAAAGATGCAGCGGAGAAAAAGCTCAATCCTTTACAACGGGCCATTAAAACCTTGGCCGACATTTTTATTCCCATCTTGCCTGCCATTGTCACGGCTGGCTTGTTAATGGGTATTCACAATCTTTTGGCTGGTCCGGGCATTTTCTATGAGGATCAAGCTTTGATTGACGTTCACACCCAGTGGGCTGATTTAGCCGACATCATTAACCTGATTGCCAATACGGCCTTCGTTTTCCTGCCGGCCTTGATTGGCTGGTCTGCGGTTAAAAAATTTGGCGGAAGCCCGCTGTTGGGGGTTGTGCTTGGCCTCATGCTGGTGCACCCGGCCTTGTTAAATGCATGGGCTTATGCTGAAGCGGTACAAGAGGGGACGGTCCCGACCTGGAATTTATTCGGATTAGAGGTGTCCAAAATCGGTTATCAGGGGCAAGTCCTTCCTGTGCTTTTTGCCGCTTATGTTCTGGCCAAAGTGGAGCAGTTTTTAGACAGGAGAGTACCCGATGCGTTTAAACTGCTGGTGGTGGCCCCCGTTACTTTGTTGTTAACAGGCTTCTTGGCCTTTACCTTGATTGGTCCAGTCACTTTTGCAGCTGGCAATGCCATTACCTCTGCTTTTGTGACGCTGTTCGAGCATTTTGCTCTCTTGGGCGGATTGATTTATGGTGGTTTGTATGCTGTGCTTGTGGTGACAGGGATGCATCATACTTTCTTAGCAGTCGATTTACAGCTGATTGGCACCATTGGCGGAACATTCTTATGGCCCATCCTGGCGCTGTCCAATATTTCTCAAGGCTCGGCGGCTTTGGCGATGATGTTTGCCAGCCGGGATAAAAAAATAAAAGGATTGTCGTTGACGTCTTCAGTTTCGGCTTATCTGGGTATTACGGAGCCGGCCATGTTTGGTGTGAATTTGAGATTTAAGTATCCCTTCATTTGTGCCTTGATCGGGTCCGCTACGGCCGCAGCGTTTATTACCCTTAATCAAGTGAGAGCGGCATCCATCGGTGTCGGCGGGCTGCCGGGATTCCTCTCCATCTTCCCGCAGCAGTGGGGTGCGTTTTTCATCGGCATGGCGATTGCCTTAATTGTTCCATTTGCCCTAACGTTGGGCTATGCCAAACTGAGAGGTGGCCAAGTATGAGAGAACCCTGGTGGAAAAGAGCAGTCGTCTACCAAATTTATCCCAAAAGTTTTAAGGACACCACAGGAAACGGTGAAGGGGATTTGCAAGGCATCATCCACAAGCTTGACTATCTTAAAACATTGGGGGTTGACGTCATTTGGTTAACCCCGATCTATCAATCCCCACAGCGGGATAACGGTTATGATATCAGTGATTACTATCAAATTGACGAGCGTTATGGCACGATGGCCGATTTTGAGCAGCTCTTGGATGAAGCCCACCGGCGCAACATCAAAGTGATCATGGATATGGTCGTCAACCATACCTCCACCGAACATGAGTGGTTTAAAGCCAGCCGCCAATCCAGAACCAACCCCTACCGGGACTTTTACATTTGGAAAGACCCGAAAGACGGACGGGAACCGAACAATTGGCAATCTAAATTTGGCGGTCCGGCTTGGGAATATGATCCTCAGACCGGGCAGTACTATTTGCATCTGTTTGATGTGACCCAGGCTGATCTGAACTGGGAAAATGAAGAGATGCGCCGCCGCATATATGAGATGATGCATTTTTGGTTAAAAAAGGGGGTTGACGGCTTCAGGCTGGACGTGATCAACCTGATTTCCAAAGACCAGCGCTTCCCCAATGATGACGGAACCGTGCCCCCTGGAGACGGACGCCGTTTCTATACGGATGGCCCCCGGGTACATGAATTTTTACAGGAGATGAACCGGGAAGTTTTTTCAAAATACGACATCATGACCGTGGGGGAGATGTCTTCCACAACCATTGCCCATTGTCTCAAATACACCAACCCTGAGCGGAAGGAATTGAATATGACCTTTAACTTCCATCATTTGAAAGTGGATTATCCCGGCGGAGAAAAATGGGCGGTTGCTGACTTTGATTTTCTGGCTTTAAAACGCATTTTGTCCGAATGGCAGGTCAAAATGCATGAAGGCAACGGCTGGAATGCCTTGTTCTGGTGTAACCATGATCAACCTCGCGTGGTCTCCCGCTACGGGGATGACGGAAAGTATCACCGGGAGTCGGCCAAAATGCTGGCCACCACCATCCATATGATGCAGGGCACCCCTTATATTTACCAGGGGGAAGAGATTGGCATGACGGATCCCAAGTTTGAGGACATCAGCGATTACCGTGACGTTGAGACATTGAACATCTACCGCATGAAAAAGGCAGAGGGGCTCAGCGAACAGGCAATTATGGACATGATTAAAAAGAAATCCAGGGACAACTCCCGTACACCAATGCAGTGGGATAACAGCCGGCACGCCGGGTTTACCGACGGAACGCCCTGGATTAACGTGGCGCCCAATTACAAGCAGATTAATGTGCAGCAGGCACTAGCCGATCCAGACTCGATTTTTTACCACTACCAAAAGTTAATCAAGTTGCGCAAAGAGCTGGACATCATCACCTACGGGGATTACCGCTTAATATTGGCAGATCATCCGCAGATTTTTGCCTATCTGCGCACCTATAACCATGAAATGTTGCTGGTAATTAACAACTTCTACCCGCAAGAGACGCTGTTTGAACTGCCTGGCGATGCAAACGTGGACGGGGCAGACAGCCGCATCCTGATCTCCAATTATCCGGACACACCGGCCGATTTCAGACAAATCAGGCTGCGTCCTTACGAATCGGTTGTGTATCATCTCAGAAGGAATTAAAATGGAGATTGGGTGTGGCCGATGGAGAACAAATACTTGCGCATTTATGCCGATTTATCCAGAAAAATAGAATCGGGGGAGCTCAAGCCCCAGACCAAACTCCCTTCAGAACATGAGCTGTGTGAGCTGTATCAAACGTCGCGGGAAACGGTCCGCAAGGCCTTAAACCTGTTGGCCCAGCAAGGATATATCCAAAAAATACAGGGCAAAGGCTCCATTGTCCTGGATATTCCCCGGATTAACTTTCCGGTGTCAGGTTTGGTCAGCTTTAAAGAGTTGGCTGAAAAGATGGGCAGAGAGGCCGAAACCATTTGCCACCAGTTGGCCCTGATTCAACCGGACGCGTGGCTGAAGGAACATCTGCCGGTCTCCTCCAAGGACAAAGTGTGGAAAATTATCCGCAGCCGCAAGATTGATGGGGAAGCAATGATTCTGGACCGGGATTTTATTGCCGCCCAGCATGTCCCCCGCTTAACCAAAGAGATCTGTGAACGGTCCCTGTATGAATATCTGGAACAGGATCTGGGCTTGAAAATCAGCTTCGCCAAGAAAGTGATCTCCATCGAAGAAGCCACTGCAGAAGACAGGCGTTACCTTGATCTGCAAGGCTATGATTTCATTGTGCTGGTCAAAAACTATGTTTATCTGGACGATGCCACCTTGTTCCAATATACCGAGTCCCGCCACCGCCCGGATAAATTTCAATTTGTTGACTTTGCCAGACGGCATTAATCCACAACAGAGGCCCCCGAGCAGGGAATGGCCTCAAGCGCAAGGACAAATGAAAGCCCGAACCATTGAAAAGATGGCCATGAATGACGCCATTGCCATTGCTTGTGTGCAAAGGCGGGACTGGTTTTCACGCTGTGTAAAAGAGTTTATGACGCTCGGGGAGCGGGAGTGTCCGGTTTAATGGGCGGAGAATCTGGGGAGCGGTGTGTGACGAGGTACTCCCAAATTTTTTTCTCCACCAGCTGCTGAGTGTCCCTGAAGCCCATGTTGCCAAATAACACGTTAAACTCCAGGAAATACAGCTTGTCCCCCGCAACCGCTACATCGAAGCCGGCATGGTTAATGCCCAGTTGTTTGGCCACTTTTTCCACCAGGCGAATGGCATCCGGCGGGACATGCTTAAAGGAGATGGTTCCTCCTTGGGCCACGTTATTCAGGTAATGCCCTTCCCGGCCTACCCGCCAGTAAGCACCGATCACTTCATCACCCACAAACGTGATGCGCAGATCCCTGTCAATGGGCAGGTATTCCTGGACATATAAGATGTCGTTGTGCCGGGCATAGTCCCGGAATTGAGCTTCAGATTCAATGAGGAAGACCCCCCGGCCCATGGAGTTGCGCACTTCCTTGGCGATAAAGGGGAAGGGGAACTCTTCCAGAATTTGCTCAATATGAGCTTCCGTATTGGCCAGGATTTGCGTATAGGGCACATGCTCGGGACAAACGGTCCATAAGGCCCTGGTCATCTCAATTTTGTTATGCCCCAGATGATAGGACTGGATGCTGGGGAAAATACGCTTTTTCAGGCCGTAAACCAGGCTATTGACTTGCCAATATTCAGGAAATAAGACCCAATCCGCTTCCACAATGGCTTGTTTCTCTTTGAAAAGGTGTTCCGGCTTAATATAGGACACATTGGGCAGGCCAATGGTACGCAACGGTTGAAAGGTGACCAGCTTCATCGTGCTCCACTCCGCTCTCCAAGTCACGAAGTCGATTCTACTTTCTATCATATGCGGAAACCATGTTTCGTCAATAGCACGTTTTACCATTTTTAGAGATATGTCCTATTCCGATGACCAACACTGCTAAGGACACCGGGAGGCCCCAGTGAGGAAATGGCCACACACTTTCGAGCCAGGGGGATACTTTTTGATCTTCCAACACCATTTCTCCAGCCGTGAAGCCCAAGATGGCGGCACCTAAATACAAAAAAACAGGATAGCGGTCCAACAGTCCCAACACCAGATGACTTCCCCAAAT
Protein-coding sequences here:
- a CDS encoding EamA family transporter; protein product: MGVDLWKQQTPSVIWGESLILLASLCWAVATIYYQLKFSGQDRIQVNAYQMMFGAAGMTALSTIQAQDTFGPSAERKL
- the treR gene encoding trehalose operon repressor, coding for MENKYLRIYADLSRKIESGELKPQTKLPSEHELCELYQTSRETVRKALNLLAQQGYIQKIQGKGSIVLDIPRINFPVSGLVSFKELAEKMGREAETICHQLALIQPDAWLKEHLPVSSKDKVWKIIRSRKIDGEAMILDRDFIAAQHVPRLTKEICERSLYEYLEQDLGLKISFAKKVISIEEATAEDRRYLDLQGYDFIVLVKNYVYLDDATLFQYTESRHRPDKFQFVDFARRH
- a CDS encoding ATP-grasp domain-containing protein, whose translation is MKLVTFQPLRTIGLPNVSYIKPEHLFKEKQAIVEADWVLFPEYWQVNSLVYGLKKRIFPSIQSYHLGHNKIEMTRALWTVCPEHVPYTQILANTEAHIEQILEEFPFPFIAKEVRNSMGRGVFLIESEAQFRDYARHNDILYVQEYLPIDRDLRITFVGDEVIGAYWRVGREGHYLNNVAQGGTISFKHVPPDAIRLVEKVAKQLGINHAGFDVAVAGDKLYFLEFNVLFGNMGFRDTQQLVEKKIWEYLVTHRSPDSPPIKPDTPAPRAS
- the treP gene encoding PTS system trehalose-specific EIIBC component, whose protein sequence is MAVNRQSVEQIVEAIGGKDNIVAASHCVTRLRFALKDESKVDKEKLESIDLVKGSFSANGQFQVVIGQGVVDKVYHELTEITGIGRATKQDVKDAAEKKLNPLQRAIKTLADIFIPILPAIVTAGLLMGIHNLLAGPGIFYEDQALIDVHTQWADLADIINLIANTAFVFLPALIGWSAVKKFGGSPLLGVVLGLMLVHPALLNAWAYAEAVQEGTVPTWNLFGLEVSKIGYQGQVLPVLFAAYVLAKVEQFLDRRVPDAFKLLVVAPVTLLLTGFLAFTLIGPVTFAAGNAITSAFVTLFEHFALLGGLIYGGLYAVLVVTGMHHTFLAVDLQLIGTIGGTFLWPILALSNISQGSAALAMMFASRDKKIKGLSLTSSVSAYLGITEPAMFGVNLRFKYPFICALIGSATAAAFITLNQVRAASIGVGGLPGFLSIFPQQWGAFFIGMAIALIVPFALTLGYAKLRGGQV
- the treC gene encoding alpha,alpha-phosphotrehalase, yielding MREPWWKRAVVYQIYPKSFKDTTGNGEGDLQGIIHKLDYLKTLGVDVIWLTPIYQSPQRDNGYDISDYYQIDERYGTMADFEQLLDEAHRRNIKVIMDMVVNHTSTEHEWFKASRQSRTNPYRDFYIWKDPKDGREPNNWQSKFGGPAWEYDPQTGQYYLHLFDVTQADLNWENEEMRRRIYEMMHFWLKKGVDGFRLDVINLISKDQRFPNDDGTVPPGDGRRFYTDGPRVHEFLQEMNREVFSKYDIMTVGEMSSTTIAHCLKYTNPERKELNMTFNFHHLKVDYPGGEKWAVADFDFLALKRILSEWQVKMHEGNGWNALFWCNHDQPRVVSRYGDDGKYHRESAKMLATTIHMMQGTPYIYQGEEIGMTDPKFEDISDYRDVETLNIYRMKKAEGLSEQAIMDMIKKKSRDNSRTPMQWDNSRHAGFTDGTPWINVAPNYKQINVQQALADPDSIFYHYQKLIKLRKELDIITYGDYRLILADHPQIFAYLRTYNHEMLLVINNFYPQETLFELPGDANVDGADSRILISNYPDTPADFRQIRLRPYESVVYHLRRN